Sequence from the Kineosporia succinea genome:
TGGCCGCATCCGGTGTCCCCCGCGACGAGCTGTTCGTCACGACCAAGCTGTGGATCTCCGACCTGGGCCGCGAGAACGCGAGGAGAGCCCTCGACACCAGCCTGGCCAAGCTCGGCCTCGATGCCGTGGACCTCTACCTGATCCACTGGCCGGCCCCGCGCACCGACGCCTACCTCGAGACCTGGCAGGCCCTCGAAGAACTGGCCGCCGACCAGAAGACCCGCGCGATCGGCGTCTCCAACTTCCTGCCCGAGCACCTGGAACGGCTCGCCGCACTGGGCGGCACCGTGCCCGCGGTGAACCAGATCGAACTGCACCCGGCCCTGCAGAACCGTGAGAGCGTCGCCGCCAACCGGAAGCACGACATCGCCACCGAGGCCTGGAGCCCGCTGGCCCAGGGCGCCGTGCTGGACGACGAGCCCGTCACCGCCGCCGCGGCGGCCCACGGCGTCACCCCCGCCCAGGTCGTGATCCGCTGGCACCTGCAGAAGGGCAACGTGGTGATCCCGAAATCGGTCACCCCGAAGCGCATCTCGGAGAACCTCGACGTGTTCGGCTTCGAGCTGACCGCGCACGAGATCACCGCGATCGACGGCCTGGAGCGCGACGGCCGCACCGGCCCGCACCCCGAGCAGGTGAACGTCTAGGACGCCGACGGGGCGGGCGGCGTACGCACGTACCGCCCCGTCGCCTTGCCCTCCGTGCTCAAGGTGAGCACCCCGTCCTTGACGGACGCCGTGGTCGCGGTGCCGAGCACCTCACCGTTGGGGACGTTCGCACACCCGATCCTGGTCGTTCCACCTTCGGCGGGCGCGTGGAAGGTGCCCGCCTCCCCGACCTGGTAGTGCCCGCCCAGGCCGTTGCACCCGTCGCTGCCGACCCAGGTGCCGTCGTCCTTGAACGTGACGACGGCGTTCCCGTAACTCTCCCCGAGCGGACCCTTTGGCACCTCGTACCCGGTGATCTTCTGCGGGTACCAGGTGCCGAGAATCTCCTGCTGCAGCGCGGGTTCCGCGTCGCGCGGCGTGACCGTACCGCCGGAGTCCTCGGCACCGCACGCCGCCAGCACCAGCAGCAGACCGGCCGCCGGCCAGGTGCGCGTGACGGCGCGACGCCATGCGAGCGTCTGCCGCCCGGCCCGCACCTCGGTGCTCGTCCACGTCTCCCGCATGCGCTTCTCCCCTGGTCCACCGATTCCGGAACGAACAGGGCTTGGACGCGGGTCGTCCCGGCCGGGTTCCCTCCCGCCTCAGAAGGCGGTATTCATGACCGCCTCGACCAGGACCTCCCCCACCCCGGTCAGCCGGACCGTGCCGGCCGGGCGGTCGGCCACCAGCAATCCGCGCCGCTGCAGCCCCTCGAACCGCGCACCCCAGGGCTCGTCGAACAGGGATCGTCCGCCGAAACGCTCACGGTGCACCTCGTCGCGCAGCGGCTGCAGCGTCGAGAGCGCCATCTTGATCGCCCGGGACTCGGTGGCCAGGTCGCCGAACCGGGTCGCCGAGGCCAGCGGCAGCACCCCGCCCTCGACCATCTCGATGTACTTCAGCGCGTTCACCTCGGTCATCGCCTCCGAGCGGCGGCAGCTCGAGCTGCCCCCGAGCCCGATCGCGACCTCCGCGTCCTGCCGGGTCTGGTCGACCATGATGCCCTTCCAGCGCTCCGGCGGCTTGTCGCCCCGGTGGAAGTACATGGTGGGGTGCTCGCCGTACCCGGCCGCGGTCAGCCCGGCCGCCACCACCTCGCGCATCTGGTACTGCTCACCGAGGGTCGGCCAGTGATGCCCGGACTCCTCCAGACGTGAGCGGTAGGAGGGGAACTGCCAGGCCGCCGGCCGGTCACCGGCCACGCCGGTGCGGGTGTCGGCGTACGAGCGCAGGTGCAGCTTGGTGCAGACCACGCCGGGCACGTCGTGTTCCAGCACGAGGGCGAGGTCGCGGGCCACACCCTCCACGGTCTGGTCGAGCAGGCCGTACATCAGGTCGATCGTCACCCAGTCGTAACCGAGACGGGCCGTGGTGTCGAGGAAGTCGTGGCACTCGGCCTCGGTGTGCTCACGGCCGCTGAGTTTCAGCACCTGGTCGTCGAACGACTGCACGCCGCAGGACACCTTGGAACAGCCCAGATCCTGAAGACGACGCAGCAGCGGCTCGGTCAGCGTGGTCGGGTCACCCTCGAAGCGGATCGTGGTGTCGTCGGTGAAACCGAAGTGCGAGCGGTAGAACTCGAGCAGGCGCGACACCGAGTCCAGCCCAATCAGCGACGGGGTGCCGCCGAAGACGTTGAACTCCCCCACCGGCGCCTCGGCCAGCCGGGGCACCCGATCCAGCCAGAGCTTCGCCTCGGCGATGTTGAGATCCACCCAGCGGTCGATCTTCTCGCGCCTGACGTCGTCGGGTCCCTTCACGATCACGACCGGGTACTGGCAGAAACGGCACCGGTAACTACAGGTCGGGATGTACGACCACAGGTGAATGGGGCGGGTGCCGGCCAGTTGCGCGTCGAGGTCGTCGATGAAGGACGACGGGGAGACGTCGGGGATGTCTCCCGGGAACACGTGGGAACCGAAGGGGTCGTTGGTGACGTACTCCAGCAGCGCCGCGTTCTCGGGCCGTTCGAGCACGTCGATGACGGCCGGCCGGGGGAACGCCGGGTCGATCGTGGTGAGCGAATCCATCAGAACACGCCTCCGTTGCCGAAATAGTCGTGGGCCTCGCCGGATTCCCGGTCTTCGCAGTACTGCCGCACCATCTCGCGGAACCGGTCTTCGTCACCGGTGTCGCGCACCTCCTGGAGGCAGTCGGGCAGGGGCGGCGGATACCCGATGTCCGGGCCGACCTTCGCGCGCAGACGGGCGAACAGCTCCTCGGCGAACTCGAAGTACAGCCGGAAACAGGGCGTCTTGTACGAGTGGATCGGCAGGTAACTGTGCAGGTGCGTGTCGGCCGTGATCTCCGGGATGCGCGCGGCCATCCGCCGCGCCAGCCCGGGCGAGAGCAGGTCGATCACGCCCTCGTCGTCGAGCAGCGAAGGGGTGAGCACGGCGGCCAGGATCATGTTCTTCGGCATGAAGTCCTTGATCGAGAACTCCCAGGCCTGAACCGCTTCCGCCTCGGTGAGGTCACGGCCGCCCGGCCTCATCGACTCGGTGGGCCGGATGTCGCGCATGGTGATGATGCCACCCGAGCCGTACGCCCGCCCGGCCACCACCTCGTCGATCGCGTGATCCACCCGCCGCGGGTTGATCTCGACCCGCGAACCCGGCACGTAGACAATGTCCTCGCCGGTGGCCCGCACCAGGATGCCGAAGTCCCAGTCGTCGGACAGGTGACTGACCAGGCGGCCGTTCTCCATCTGGTACGACAGCTCGATGCCCCCCACACGCTGGTAGGAGCGCCGGTCGACCGCGAACCCCTTGCCGTCGGGAAACCCGCCGAATCGTGACCAGGCCACCCGGCGGCTGCGGATCGTGCGGTCGATCGCCTCCCACAGCAGCGGGCGGCCCGCGAAATGCGCCGCGTCGTAGTAGTAGTCGCACACCCCGATCGCAGCCTTCTCCCCGTCCATCGCCGACAGCAGTTCCCACAGCCAGTCGGGGGCCACCCGGCAGTCGGCGTCGGCCGAGACCAGGTAGAAGCGGCGCGTGGCGTCGTCGCCGTCCCGCTCCGCGGCCCGGGCCGCGGCCAGGTCCATGCCGGTGCGCCGGGCACACGAAACGCCCTGCTCGCTCTCGTGGATCACCCACAGCCGCAGCCCCTCGTGACGGGACGCGAGCTCACGGGCCAGCGAGACCGTCTCGTCGCGGGAGTTGTTGTCCACCAGCAGGATGTCGAACAGGCCGCGATCCAGCGGGCCGCCGGGACCGGTCTGGCCGGCCAGACCTTCGATCACCGCCGGCAGGTTCGCGGCCTCGTCCTTGACCGGCAGCACCACCGTCATCCGGGTGCCGGCCTCCAGCGGCGGCACGGTGTCTCCCGCCCACACCGGCGCCGTGACCACACCGGTGAGCAGATCGTCCACCGTCTCCGCCGCTCGGCTCCGGCCGAAGTAGCGCTCACCCCGGGCCCGGTTGTGCGCCGAGACCCGGCTGTGCAGGCGGGGATTGGTCAGAAGCTCGACCACGTCGGCGAGGAACTCCGGGGTCAGGGGCGCCTCGTCCTGGGAGGAGACCTCGAGAACCGGCGCGTGCAGGCCCTTGCGGCCGTAGACCGTGTCGTAGAGCGCGTAACGCGTGGTCAGGTAGGGCACGCCGGACGCGATCGCCTCGCCGATCGGGTTGCCGTAGCTCTCGTAGTCGTACGAGGTCAGGAACGACATCAGGTCGGCCTCGGCGAGCAGGTCGGCGACCGAGAAGGCGTGCGGCACGTCGAGATCGCGGGGTGCGAGCCGGCCGCCGAAGATCACCCGGTCGCTCACCCCGAGCCGCCGCGCCTGCTCCTCCAGGGCCGCGACGGTGGGCGGGTGCTCGGTCGGGTCGCCGGCCAGGAACAGGTACACCGGCCGGTCGTGGATGCGGTGGCGCAGCGCCGCGATCAGGTCGATCTCGCGATCGGCGCGTTTCTGCGGGATCAGGCGGGTGCAGCGGGCGATCAGCGCGGCCTCGGCGGGGATGCCGTGGGCCTCACGGAAGCCGATGCCCACGGCGGAGCGCTCGAAGTCGAAGGTGTTGTGCAGCACCCGCAGGTCTCGCAGGTCCGGAACCCATTCCAGGGTGCGGCGACGCGCGTCTTCGTGCAGCGCCAGGTAACGGATGTACGGGCTGTTCAGCGGTTTCGGGGCCAGCGGGTAGGGCGGGGAGCCGTACTTGCCGCTCGACGGTTCGCTCGTCCACATCAGGTCGTGGTCGTGCCAGAGCACGAAAGGACGCCCGATCGCGGGCCCGTAGCGATCGATCGCCCGGTAGAGGGCCCGCGTGTAGGCGATGTTCTCCGGCAGGGTGCCGTTGCCGACCAGCACCGCGGTGACCCCGTGCCGCCGCCAGGTCGCCTCGATGCGCCGGGCCAGGGCCTCGACCACCACGTCGAAACAGCCCTGCAGCGGGGTGCCGAACCGCACGGCCCGCAACGTGGAGGCGACGAAGGCGGGGTTGTACCAGGGGATCGAGTCGAGGCCGTCGACGCGGACCAGCTCGACCCAGGGCGGCAGACCGTCGGCCTCGTCGGTGTACGGCGCGAAGAACCGGCCCTTGTCCTCCTTGATGTCGTAGCCCACGTCGAGAAGCACACGGTGCCCGCGCTGCCGGAAGGCGTCCGCCAGCTTCAGCGACTCGACGACCACACCGGACAGCGGCGTTCCGTCGAACGACACACACCAGAGCACGGATTCAGGCATGCGAACTCCCCAAGGTCACGTCATCGGGCACTCGGCAAGATCCTTTTTAACCCGATTTGCCCCACGAGCGCACGTCGACCGGGCCCCGGTGCGGCGTTACGCGGATCCTCGCCGGGGAGTTCAGTGAGAAGTGGCATAGCCGGGCGCGAAAAGGATTCTTGGGAACGGCCTGTTCGCGGCACAACGCCCGGCTAACCCGGTCCGGTCATCACCGCTGGTCAGCCGACCGTGGGCCCAGGCGGCCGGCCCGCGTCACCCGACCGGAGCGACGTTGGGCCTTGATGCGGTGCGGGAGTTGGATGCCGGGGCCGTGCAGCCGAGATCGTCAGGAGAACCCGTGAACAAGCCGGCCCGCCGCACCGTCCTCGGGGGGCGCCGTACGTCGACGACGGCGGCGCCCACCAGGTGTTCGTGCCGGCCCTGCGCACGGACGTCGCGGGCACCTCCGGGGAGAACGGCACGACCGCGGGCACGTCGATCCCGATCG
This genomic interval carries:
- a CDS encoding aldo/keto reductase; protein product: MPQLGFGVFQVPDDETQRAVETALAAGYRSIDTAAVYGNERGVGKALAASGVPRDELFVTTKLWISDLGRENARRALDTSLAKLGLDAVDLYLIHWPAPRTDAYLETWQALEELAADQKTRAIGVSNFLPEHLERLAALGGTVPAVNQIELHPALQNRESVAANRKHDIATEAWSPLAQGAVLDDEPVTAAAAAHGVTPAQVVIRWHLQKGNVVIPKSVTPKRISENLDVFGFELTAHEITAIDGLERDGRTGPHPEQVNV
- a CDS encoding META domain-containing protein, whose product is MRETWTSTEVRAGRQTLAWRRAVTRTWPAAGLLLVLAACGAEDSGGTVTPRDAEPALQQEILGTWYPQKITGYEVPKGPLGESYGNAVVTFKDDGTWVGSDGCNGLGGHYQVGEAGTFHAPAEGGTTRIGCANVPNGEVLGTATTASVKDGVLTLSTEGKATGRYVRTPPAPSAS
- a CDS encoding radical SAM protein yields the protein MDSLTTIDPAFPRPAVIDVLERPENAALLEYVTNDPFGSHVFPGDIPDVSPSSFIDDLDAQLAGTRPIHLWSYIPTCSYRCRFCQYPVVIVKGPDDVRREKIDRWVDLNIAEAKLWLDRVPRLAEAPVGEFNVFGGTPSLIGLDSVSRLLEFYRSHFGFTDDTTIRFEGDPTTLTEPLLRRLQDLGCSKVSCGVQSFDDQVLKLSGREHTEAECHDFLDTTARLGYDWVTIDLMYGLLDQTVEGVARDLALVLEHDVPGVVCTKLHLRSYADTRTGVAGDRPAAWQFPSYRSRLEESGHHWPTLGEQYQMREVVAAGLTAAGYGEHPTMYFHRGDKPPERWKGIMVDQTRQDAEVAIGLGGSSSCRRSEAMTEVNALKYIEMVEGGVLPLASATRFGDLATESRAIKMALSTLQPLRDEVHRERFGGRSLFDEPWGARFEGLQRRGLLVADRPAGTVRLTGVGEVLVEAVMNTAF
- a CDS encoding glycosyltransferase produces the protein MPESVLWCVSFDGTPLSGVVVESLKLADAFRQRGHRVLLDVGYDIKEDKGRFFAPYTDEADGLPPWVELVRVDGLDSIPWYNPAFVASTLRAVRFGTPLQGCFDVVVEALARRIEATWRRHGVTAVLVGNGTLPENIAYTRALYRAIDRYGPAIGRPFVLWHDHDLMWTSEPSSGKYGSPPYPLAPKPLNSPYIRYLALHEDARRRTLEWVPDLRDLRVLHNTFDFERSAVGIGFREAHGIPAEAALIARCTRLIPQKRADREIDLIAALRHRIHDRPVYLFLAGDPTEHPPTVAALEEQARRLGVSDRVIFGGRLAPRDLDVPHAFSVADLLAEADLMSFLTSYDYESYGNPIGEAIASGVPYLTTRYALYDTVYGRKGLHAPVLEVSSQDEAPLTPEFLADVVELLTNPRLHSRVSAHNRARGERYFGRSRAAETVDDLLTGVVTAPVWAGDTVPPLEAGTRMTVVLPVKDEAANLPAVIEGLAGQTGPGGPLDRGLFDILLVDNNSRDETVSLARELASRHEGLRLWVIHESEQGVSCARRTGMDLAAARAAERDGDDATRRFYLVSADADCRVAPDWLWELLSAMDGEKAAIGVCDYYYDAAHFAGRPLLWEAIDRTIRSRRVAWSRFGGFPDGKGFAVDRRSYQRVGGIELSYQMENGRLVSHLSDDWDFGILVRATGEDIVYVPGSRVEINPRRVDHAIDEVVAGRAYGSGGIITMRDIRPTESMRPGGRDLTEAEAVQAWEFSIKDFMPKNMILAAVLTPSLLDDEGVIDLLSPGLARRMAARIPEITADTHLHSYLPIHSYKTPCFRLYFEFAEELFARLRAKVGPDIGYPPPLPDCLQEVRDTGDEDRFREMVRQYCEDRESGEAHDYFGNGGVF